One Clostridia bacterium DNA window includes the following coding sequences:
- a CDS encoding glycine--tRNA ligase subunit beta → MADYLLEIGTEEIPAKFIPQALSQLKYLAEKKLKEQSLSFQTIKTWGTPRRLVLYIENLAEQSEDLKKEVRGPAKKVAFDKANQPTKAALGFAGAQGVEVEDLVVKETENGAYLFAVKIEKGKSAPEILIEIAPQFIKELNFPKTMYWGENELAFARPIRWLVSLLDEQIIPLQIGNLYAGRLTRGHRFLGEENLVIKTPQVYQELLMENYVWVEQVSREKECWRQITQVAAKGKVDPDPQLLSEITYLVEWPLAFRGNFAEEYLKLPEEVIVTVMREHQRYFPVRDIDGNLLNYFIAVHNGNSDALNIIRAGNERVLKARLADARFFWDEDLKNNLTNYLPELEKVIFQEKLGSLAEKTQRVEKLTIQIAQKLAWEKEIAAKAQRAAALSKADLVTNLVNEFPELQGIMGYYYALNSGEEEIVATAIREHYQPRFSGDQLPLSSLGALVSIADKLDTMAGCFLAGIEPSGSQDPYALRRQALGVCQILLVRQWKISLENLCELALANYGKTVDKKIELGLKQFLRTRLKNLLSEEGYQFDLLEAVLADSDCIPIIILAKLKALNNVREKEVFKNLLMSFTRAHNLIKNRKGGLINSAYFENEAEEKLKSILDEVENKIVPLLAKGDFLGIIKELAGVTQFIDDFFTAVLVMAEDEKVRENRLNLLSRYVALTRPLGDLSKIVHKKNE, encoded by the coding sequence ATGGCTGATTACTTGTTGGAGATAGGTACAGAAGAAATACCGGCTAAATTTATACCTCAGGCTTTGTCACAGTTAAAATATTTAGCGGAGAAAAAACTTAAAGAACAATCTTTGTCTTTTCAAACTATAAAAACATGGGGGACACCTCGTAGATTGGTTTTATATATTGAAAATTTGGCTGAGCAAAGTGAAGATTTAAAAAAGGAAGTACGCGGTCCGGCGAAAAAAGTCGCTTTTGATAAGGCTAATCAGCCGACAAAAGCTGCTTTGGGTTTTGCAGGTGCCCAAGGGGTTGAAGTCGAGGATTTGGTTGTAAAGGAGACGGAAAATGGTGCTTATCTATTTGCCGTTAAAATAGAAAAGGGGAAAAGTGCTCCGGAAATATTAATAGAAATAGCCCCACAGTTTATAAAAGAATTAAATTTCCCTAAAACAATGTATTGGGGTGAAAATGAATTGGCTTTTGCTCGTCCGATTCGTTGGTTAGTTTCTTTATTAGATGAACAGATAATCCCTCTGCAAATTGGGAATTTATATGCGGGTAGGCTCACACGCGGACATCGCTTTTTGGGAGAAGAAAATTTGGTGATTAAAACCCCTCAAGTTTATCAAGAATTATTGATGGAAAATTATGTGTGGGTAGAGCAAGTTAGTCGTGAAAAAGAGTGCTGGCGGCAAATTACTCAAGTAGCGGCTAAGGGTAAAGTAGATCCTGATCCCCAATTATTAAGTGAAATTACTTATTTAGTGGAATGGCCTTTGGCCTTTCGCGGTAATTTTGCCGAGGAATATTTAAAACTTCCGGAAGAAGTTATTGTCACGGTGATGCGTGAACATCAGCGGTATTTTCCGGTACGTGATATAGATGGTAATTTGCTTAATTATTTTATTGCTGTACATAATGGTAATTCAGATGCTTTAAATATAATTCGTGCTGGTAATGAGCGTGTTTTAAAGGCACGTTTGGCCGATGCCCGTTTTTTCTGGGACGAAGATTTAAAGAATAATTTAACCAACTATTTACCAGAATTGGAGAAAGTTATTTTTCAGGAAAAATTAGGTTCACTTGCTGAAAAGACTCAACGAGTAGAAAAATTAACAATTCAAATTGCCCAAAAGTTAGCTTGGGAAAAAGAGATTGCTGCTAAAGCACAGCGGGCTGCTGCCTTATCTAAGGCGGATTTAGTGACTAATCTGGTAAATGAGTTTCCCGAATTGCAAGGAATCATGGGTTATTATTATGCTTTAAATTCAGGTGAAGAGGAAATAGTGGCAACTGCTATTCGTGAACATTATCAGCCGCGTTTTAGTGGTGATCAATTACCTTTAAGTTCACTTGGGGCATTGGTAAGTATAGCGGATAAGCTTGATACCATGGCCGGTTGCTTTTTAGCTGGTATAGAACCTAGTGGTTCACAAGATCCTTATGCCTTAAGGCGTCAAGCTTTGGGTGTCTGCCAAATTCTTCTTGTAAGGCAGTGGAAAATTAGTTTAGAAAATTTATGTGAATTGGCTTTAGCTAATTATGGGAAAACAGTAGATAAAAAAATCGAGTTAGGTCTCAAACAATTTTTGCGAACTAGGCTGAAAAACTTGTTAAGTGAGGAAGGATATCAGTTTGATTTACTAGAGGCAGTCTTGGCAGATTCTGATTGTATTCCTATAATTATTTTAGCTAAGTTAAAAGCCTTGAATAATGTACGGGAAAAAGAAGTTTTTAAAAATTTATTAATGTCTTTTACCCGTGCTCATAATTTAATTAAAAATAGAAAGGGAGGATTAATCAATTCTGCTTATTTTGAAAATGAAGCTGAAGAAAAATTAAAGAGTATTTTGGATGAGGTGGAAAATAAAATAGTACCTCTATTGGCTAAAGGTGATTTTTTAGGAATAATTAAAGAATTGGCGGGTGTAACTCAATTTATTGATGATTTTTTCACAGCAGTATTAGTGATGGCAGAAGATGAAAAAGTCCGCGAAAATAGGCTAAATCTTTTATCACGTTATGTAGCTCTAACACGTCCTTTGGGAGATTTAAGTAAAATAGTGCATAAAAAAAATGAATAA
- a CDS encoding CBS domain-containing protein: MWLSERQKKIVKIVQEKGPIIGEEIANHLGVVRSTLRADFAFLTKSGFLGARPRVGYYYTGKKIFCHIVEAVRRLKVKDWQAVPVVVGEGAMVYEAIVNLFSSDVGTLYIVSEGGVLEGVVSRKDLLKIVLGQADIQKIPVNVIMTRMPNIVTISPEDSLWSAAQKIVEHEVDSLPVVKPVVYQDREGLEVVGRVTKTTITSAFVHIGQHKYMQEE; encoded by the coding sequence ATTTGGTTATCTGAGCGGCAAAAAAAGATAGTAAAGATTGTGCAAGAGAAAGGACCAATTATTGGTGAAGAGATTGCGAATCATCTCGGGGTTGTACGTTCTACATTACGTGCAGATTTTGCTTTTTTAACTAAATCAGGTTTTTTGGGGGCCCGCCCTCGAGTTGGTTATTATTATACGGGGAAAAAAATCTTCTGCCATATTGTTGAGGCAGTTAGAAGGTTAAAAGTTAAAGATTGGCAAGCTGTACCTGTAGTTGTCGGGGAAGGGGCAATGGTTTACGAAGCCATTGTTAACTTATTTTCCTCTGATGTTGGTACTCTTTATATTGTAAGTGAAGGGGGGGTTTTAGAAGGGGTAGTTTCTCGAAAAGATTTATTAAAAATTGTTTTGGGACAGGCGGATATTCAAAAAATACCTGTAAACGTCATCATGACGCGGATGCCTAATATTGTCACCATTAGTCCCGAGGATTCTTTGTGGAGTGCAGCCCAAAAAATAGTGGAACACGAAGTAGATTCCCTACCGGTTGTGAAACCGGTTGTTTATCAAGATAGGGAAGGATTGGAGGTAGTGGGTAGAGTCACTAAAACTACCATTACTTCAGCTTTTGTGCATATCGGGCAACATAAGTACATGCAGGAAGAATAA